From Anopheles arabiensis isolate DONGOLA chromosome 3, AaraD3, whole genome shotgun sequence, a single genomic window includes:
- the LOC120901978 gene encoding abhydrolase domain-containing protein 2, whose protein sequence is MSPAFLAVIAVILCILFRILNVSSTPQIPSIVCKDGQFMECFNKIAPMLREPYIPTRLWGFSGHIQTIIHSIVGRVKCPWPLGERVYLALTDGSTLTYDLYQPLITTVEDDITVAICPGIGNSSESVYIRTFVHYAQCHGYRCAVLNHIGVLDSVQVTSSRIFTYGHTDDYSAMINSLLKKYPTTNIVSVGFSLGGNLISKYLGEAKRPANIIGGVSICQGYNAVVATQWLLKWQNFHRFYLYVLTENVKSIIMKHRHVLLSDDIKQRYQLNERDIAAAATLPELDEAYTRRVHQFPTVKDMYSWSSSLNYLANIQRPMVFVNARDDPLVPDNLLEPVKQFASAHNQTMYVELANGGHLGFYEGGLVYPNPVTWLDRAVVSLIGGIVMSHNDLLVAKRTASSSMVI, encoded by the exons atgtcgCCCGCATTCCTGGCGGTTATCGCCGTCATACTCTGCATACTGTTCCGGATACTGAACGTCAGCAGCACGCCACAGATCCCCAGCATCGTCTGCAAAGATGGCCAGTTCATGGAGTGCTTCAACAAGATTGCCCCGATGCTACGGGAACC gTACATTCCCACCCGGTTGTGGGGTTTTAGCGGACACATCCAGACAATCATTCACAGTATCGTGGGGCGCGTCAAATGTCCGTGGCCGCTGGGCGAACGGGTCTACCTAGCGCTGACGGACGGGTCCACGCTAACGTACGATCTTTACCAGCCGCTAATTACGACGGTTGAAG ACGACATTACCGTGGCCATCTGTCCGGGCATTGGCAACTCGTCCGAGTCGGTGTACATCCGCACGTTCGTGCACTACGCCCAGTGCCACGGGTACCGGTGTGCGGTGCTGAATCATATCGGCGTCCTCGACAGCGTGCAGGTGACATCGAGCCGAATCTTCACCTACG GCCACACGGACGATTACTCGGCGATGATAAACAGCCTGCTGAAGAAGTACCCGACGACGAACATCGTCTCGGTTGGCTTTTCGCTCGGCGGCAACCTCATCTCCAAGTATCTCGGCGAGGCGAAGCGGCCGGCCAACATCATCGGTGGCGTCTCGATCTGCCAGGGCTACAATGCGGTGGT TGCCACCCAGTGGCTGCTGAAGTGGCAAAACTTCCACCGGTTCTACCTGTACGTGCTGACGGAGAACGTGAAGAGCATCATCATGAAGCACCGGCACGTACTGCTGTCGGACGACATCAAGCAGCGGTATCAGCTGAACGAGCGCGACATTGCCGCGGCCGCCACGCTGCCCGAGCTGGACGAGGCGTACACGCGCCGGGTGCACCAGTTCCCGACGGTGAAGGACATGTACAGCTGGAGCTCGTCGCTCAACTatctcgccaacatccagcgCCCGATGGTGTTTGTGAACGCGCGGGACGATCCGCTCGTGCCGGACAATTTGCTCGAACCGGTCAAACAGTTTGCAT CTGCCCACAACCAAACGATGTACGTCGAGCTGGCGAACGGTGGCCATCTCGGCTTCTACGAGGGTGGGCTGGTCTACCCGAACCCGGTCACCTGGCTCGACCGGGCGGTCGTGTCACTGATCGGCGGTATCGTGATGTCGCACAACGATTTGCTGGTGGCGAAGCGGACGGCCTCCTCCTCGATGGTGATTTAA